In the Methylomonas rhizoryzae genome, one interval contains:
- a CDS encoding cyclic nucleotide-binding domain-containing protein, which yields MPYEESESTMMVEEFEDCDDWMTTLLRSPVFRALPPANLQKIMIGLEEVYFKAGDVIIRQGDPGDYYYIIKKGQVLISRRPYPNAKEIKLLQLGDSDTFGEDALISGSPRNVSITAITDICLLRLSKDEFIALIKQPTLKYIEVDELPGYLRNGAELIDVRGPDEFQSGHLSGSINVPFFSLRMYIKTMNRHHPIVVVCGDGRTSESAAFVLQRNKFNALILRGGLDKLPQEQLKSEQALFNIDDGTETSNLTESAETPASKMLFALEDNTVAELTEAVEPDLQVVVQQLRERCMLLEAEKATLQLKCTSLSRQLKLAKAELGRFKEGGS from the coding sequence ATGCCTTATGAAGAAAGTGAAAGCACTATGATGGTCGAAGAGTTTGAAGATTGCGACGATTGGATGACTACTTTGCTTAGGTCGCCGGTGTTCAGAGCATTGCCGCCCGCGAATTTGCAAAAAATTATGATCGGGCTTGAAGAAGTGTATTTCAAAGCCGGTGACGTCATCATCAGGCAAGGCGATCCCGGCGATTATTATTACATCATCAAAAAAGGCCAGGTTTTGATCAGTCGCCGGCCTTATCCGAATGCTAAAGAAATTAAATTGTTGCAACTGGGTGATTCGGATACTTTCGGCGAAGACGCCTTAATATCGGGTAGTCCGCGGAACGTTTCGATTACTGCGATTACCGATATCTGCCTGTTGCGGTTAAGCAAGGACGAATTTATTGCGTTAATCAAACAGCCAACGCTCAAATATATTGAGGTCGACGAGTTGCCGGGCTATTTGCGTAACGGCGCTGAATTGATCGATGTTAGAGGGCCGGATGAGTTTCAAAGCGGTCATTTGTCCGGCAGTATCAATGTGCCGTTTTTTTCGTTACGCATGTATATCAAAACGATGAATCGGCATCATCCTATCGTGGTGGTTTGCGGCGACGGACGTACCAGCGAGTCGGCGGCGTTCGTGTTGCAGCGTAATAAATTCAATGCGTTGATTTTAAGGGGCGGGCTGGATAAATTGCCGCAAGAGCAATTGAAGTCCGAGCAGGCGTTGTTTAACATCGACGACGGTACGGAAACCAGTAATCTAACCGAATCGGCCGAAACGCCGGCGAGCAAAATGCTATTTGCATTGGAAGATAATACGGTAGCCGAGCTTACCGAAGCGGTAGAGCCGGATTTGCAGGTGGTCGTTCAGCAGTTGCGCGAGCGTTGTATGTTGTTGGAGGCTGAAAAAGCAACTTTGCAGTTGAAATGCACGTCTTTGAGCAGGCAATTGAAATTGGCGAAAGCCGAATTAGGACGCTTTAAAGAAGGTGGCAGCTAG
- the rpmG gene encoding 50S ribosomal protein L33 has product MRDKIKLVSTEGTGHFYTTTKNKKTMPEKMEIKKYDPVVRRHVIYKEAKIK; this is encoded by the coding sequence ATGCGTGACAAAATCAAATTAGTGTCAACTGAAGGCACCGGGCATTTCTACACAACCACAAAAAACAAAAAAACCATGCCCGAAAAAATGGAAATCAAAAAGTACGACCCTGTCGTACGTAGACACGTGATTTACAAAGAAGCGAAAATTAAATAA
- the rpmB gene encoding 50S ribosomal protein L28 has protein sequence MSRVCQVTGKSPVTGNNVSHAMNKTKRRFTPNLHHHRFWVESENRWIRLRVSSKGMRIIDKKGIDAVLADIRSRGEKI, from the coding sequence ATGTCTAGAGTTTGCCAAGTAACAGGTAAGAGCCCGGTCACCGGGAACAACGTTTCGCACGCCATGAACAAGACCAAACGGCGTTTTACCCCCAATCTGCATCATCACAGATTTTGGGTTGAAAGTGAAAACCGCTGGATCCGCCTAAGAGTGTCTTCTAAAGGCATGCGCATTATCGACAAGAAAGGCATAGACGCAGTATTGGCCGACATCCGCAGCCGCGGCGAAAAAATTTAA
- the gshB gene encoding glutathione synthase, with protein sequence MALKFGMVMDPIDRINIKKDTSFAMLLEAQARGWELHYIELGDMYLHNGQTYARTRVLTVQRNPEQWFEFQSEQNLALAELDVILMRKDPPFDQEYIYATYMLEQAERQGVLVVNKPQSLRDANEKMYTAWFPQCCTDTIVARDPHKIRAFLQQQGEIILKPLDGMGGASIFHVRLDDPNLTVILETMTAHATRFIMAQKYLPDVKDGDKRILMVNGEPIPYCLARIPASGETRGNLAAGGRGEGRPLTERDRWIAAQVGPTLREKGLIFVGLDVIGNYLTEVNVTSPTCVQELDKQFGINISGQLMDYIQDQIR encoded by the coding sequence ATGGCGCTTAAATTCGGTATGGTCATGGATCCCATCGATCGTATCAACATCAAAAAGGATACTAGCTTTGCTATGTTGCTGGAAGCGCAGGCGCGCGGCTGGGAGCTGCATTATATCGAGCTGGGCGATATGTACTTGCACAACGGCCAAACCTATGCAAGGACGCGGGTTTTAACGGTGCAGCGCAATCCGGAACAATGGTTTGAATTTCAGTCCGAGCAAAACTTGGCCTTAGCCGAGTTGGATGTGATTCTGATGCGCAAGGATCCGCCGTTTGATCAGGAGTATATCTACGCCACTTACATGCTGGAACAAGCGGAACGCCAAGGCGTGCTGGTTGTTAACAAGCCGCAGTCTTTGCGCGACGCTAACGAAAAAATGTATACCGCCTGGTTTCCGCAATGCTGCACGGACACTATAGTGGCGAGAGATCCGCACAAGATTCGTGCGTTTTTGCAGCAGCAAGGGGAAATCATTCTCAAGCCCTTGGACGGTATGGGCGGGGCTTCGATTTTTCATGTGCGTTTGGATGACCCTAACCTTACCGTCATCCTGGAAACCATGACAGCGCACGCAACTCGCTTTATCATGGCCCAAAAATATTTGCCGGACGTCAAAGACGGGGATAAAAGAATTCTTATGGTGAACGGTGAGCCCATTCCTTATTGCTTGGCGCGAATTCCCGCCAGCGGCGAGACCCGCGGTAATTTGGCTGCGGGCGGGCGCGGGGAAGGGCGGCCGCTAACCGAACGCGACCGCTGGATAGCGGCGCAAGTAGGGCCTACGCTACGCGAAAAGGGTTTGATATTCGTCGGCCTGGATGTCATCGGTAATTATTTGACCGAGGTGAATGTGACTAGTCCGACTTGCGTACAGGAATTGGATAAGCAATTCGGCATCAATATTAGCGGTCAGCTAATGGATTACATTCAAGATCAAATTCGGTAA
- a CDS encoding energy transducer TonB produces MPKSDQQNRRVSEVKKPAPQKIITQVDSPVKAVQPTELTAEPAEQTVQEAPKLNVETLQQQIAQLGEQIRHAKLSSEESKIKFVNSISTHKYLAAQYVKDWEDKVERTGNLNYPEAARNKGKSQTLTMDVGIRADGSIYSMRVVRSSGSSALDEAAKRIVKMSAPFAAIPTELLKEVNVLVITRVWKFSDETGMTAR; encoded by the coding sequence ATGCCGAAAAGCGATCAGCAAAATCGGCGGGTAAGCGAGGTAAAAAAACCGGCTCCGCAGAAAATAATCACTCAAGTCGACTCGCCGGTCAAAGCGGTGCAGCCGACAGAATTGACGGCAGAGCCGGCGGAGCAGACCGTTCAAGAGGCGCCTAAGCTCAATGTCGAAACGTTACAACAACAAATTGCCCAACTGGGCGAACAAATTCGCCATGCGAAACTAAGTTCCGAGGAAAGCAAAATTAAGTTTGTCAACTCGATCAGCACCCATAAGTACTTGGCCGCTCAATACGTAAAAGATTGGGAAGATAAAGTTGAGAGGACGGGTAATCTCAATTATCCTGAAGCGGCAAGAAACAAAGGGAAGTCTCAGACGTTGACGATGGATGTTGGTATCCGGGCCGACGGCAGTATTTACAGTATGCGTGTGGTGCGCTCCTCCGGGAGCTCGGCCCTGGATGAGGCGGCAAAACGAATCGTGAAAATGAGCGCCCCTTTTGCAGCAATCCCCACGGAATTATTAAAGGAAGTAAACGTCCTAGTAATTACCCGGGTATGGAAGTTTTCCGACGAAACCGGCATGACTGCCCGCTAG
- a CDS encoding YqgE/AlgH family protein — MTDATYLNNQFLIAMPGLFDPHFFHTVTYLCQHNQEGALGIVINRPTGMKLKDIFQQMKIDSELEHVLNAPVFAGGPVQQERGFVIHTPCERHWDSSISTADNIVLTSSRDVLEAIAKGEGPQHYLIALGYAGWGSGQLEREIVENAWLNTPCGEAILFDTPVSQRWNAAAGQLGIDINRLTAPAGHS, encoded by the coding sequence ATGACAGACGCCACCTACTTGAATAATCAGTTTTTGATAGCGATGCCGGGCTTGTTCGATCCGCATTTTTTTCACACGGTCACTTATTTGTGCCAACACAATCAAGAAGGCGCATTAGGCATCGTAATTAACCGGCCGACCGGCATGAAATTAAAGGATATATTTCAGCAAATGAAAATCGATTCCGAGCTCGAACACGTGTTAAACGCACCGGTATTTGCCGGCGGACCGGTGCAACAGGAGCGCGGGTTCGTCATTCACACACCTTGCGAACGGCATTGGGATTCCAGTATCTCGACGGCGGACAATATTGTTTTGACCAGTTCCCGCGACGTATTAGAAGCGATAGCCAAAGGCGAGGGGCCGCAACATTATTTGATCGCACTAGGCTATGCAGGCTGGGGCAGTGGTCAATTGGAGCGGGAAATCGTCGAAAACGCCTGGTTGAATACGCCTTGCGGGGAAGCCATTTTATTCGATACCCCGGTGAGTCAACGCTGGAATGCCGCGGCCGGTCAGTTGGGCATCGACATTAACCGCTTGACCGCGCCGGCCGGACACAGCTGA
- the ruvX gene encoding Holliday junction resolvase RuvX has product MPASCDPLAAALAGDAYLGFDFGNKKIGVAVGYAGTGIASPLTTLRSPNQVPDWAKIAQLVAEWRPIGLVVGISLQQDGSDNVITPRMRKFCRQLQGRYNLPVFEVDEALTTFSAKQLLFDDLKVRAGKLWAVQDQLAAQLILQSWFDR; this is encoded by the coding sequence ATGCCCGCATCATGCGATCCCTTGGCGGCTGCCTTAGCGGGCGACGCCTATTTGGGGTTTGATTTTGGAAATAAAAAAATCGGGGTGGCGGTCGGCTACGCCGGTACCGGAATAGCCAGCCCGCTAACGACTTTACGTTCGCCAAATCAAGTTCCGGATTGGGCTAAGATTGCGCAACTGGTCGCGGAGTGGAGGCCGATAGGTTTGGTCGTGGGTATTTCACTGCAGCAAGACGGTTCCGATAACGTGATTACCCCTCGCATGCGCAAATTTTGTCGGCAATTGCAAGGCCGTTACAATTTGCCGGTGTTCGAAGTCGACGAGGCGCTGACGACTTTTTCCGCCAAACAATTGCTGTTCGACGATCTTAAAGTGCGTGCCGGCAAGCTGTGGGCAGTCCAAGATCAATTGGCTGCCCAGTTAATTTTACAAAGCTGGTTTGATCGTTAG
- the pyrR gene encoding bifunctional pyr operon transcriptional regulator/uracil phosphoribosyltransferase PyrR: MPINSLDLENLLDTLESDIRRSIKERKLDNPLLIGIHSGGAWIAQHLHSRLQLAGPLGLMDITFYRDDFSQIGMHPNVKSSQLPPQLEGRNIILVDDVFYTGRTIRAALNEIFDYGRPNQVLLAVLIERNGRQIPLQPDCRGVRIELPEGQRIKLTGPQPLRIEIQTLACAA; the protein is encoded by the coding sequence ATGCCGATTAATTCACTCGACCTGGAAAATTTGCTCGACACACTGGAGAGCGATATTCGCCGTAGTATCAAGGAGCGTAAACTTGACAACCCTTTGTTGATCGGCATTCACAGCGGGGGGGCGTGGATTGCACAACATTTGCACAGCCGCTTGCAACTCGCCGGCCCTTTGGGATTAATGGATATTACCTTTTATAGAGACGACTTTTCTCAAATCGGCATGCATCCAAACGTCAAATCCAGCCAGCTGCCGCCGCAATTGGAAGGGCGCAACATCATTCTGGTAGACGACGTGTTTTATACCGGGCGAACCATACGTGCGGCCTTGAACGAAATTTTCGATTACGGGCGGCCTAACCAAGTGTTATTGGCGGTATTGATAGAGCGCAACGGCCGGCAAATTCCGTTGCAGCCGGATTGCCGCGGGGTTCGCATCGAATTGCCGGAAGGTCAGCGCATCAAATTGACCGGCCCGCAGCCTTTGAGAATCGAAATCCAAACCCTGGCCTGCGCAGCCTGA
- a CDS encoding aspartate carbamoyltransferase catalytic subunit produces the protein MPKHIQLTESGRLKHFLTIEGLDKALLTEILDTAESFTGVSEHQIKKVPLLRGKTIVNLFFENSTRTRTTFELAATRLSADVLTVNIATSATAKGESLLDTIRNLEAMHVDMFVVRHALSGAAHFIAEHTAPHISVINAGDGQHAHPTQAMLDMFTIRQHKKQFDGLKVAIVGDILHSRVARSQILALNTLGVAEVRVIAPKTLLPARVEHMGVIALQDMREGLKDVDVVIMLRLQKERMNSAFLPSESEFFNCYGLTEEQLHYAKPDVIVMHPGPINRGVEIASSVADGERSVILQQVSNGVAVRMAVMTMVLGGYGGAA, from the coding sequence ATGCCTAAACATATCCAACTGACCGAATCCGGCAGGCTGAAGCACTTTTTGACGATAGAAGGTCTGGATAAGGCGTTGTTGACCGAGATTTTGGATACGGCCGAGTCCTTTACCGGAGTGTCCGAACATCAGATAAAAAAAGTCCCGCTGCTGCGCGGGAAGACCATCGTCAACTTGTTTTTCGAAAATAGTACCCGCACCCGCACTACCTTCGAATTGGCCGCCACCCGCTTGTCGGCGGACGTGTTGACAGTCAATATCGCCACCTCGGCCACCGCCAAAGGCGAAAGTTTGCTGGATACCATCCGCAATTTGGAAGCCATGCACGTCGACATGTTCGTCGTACGGCACGCCTTGAGCGGGGCCGCGCACTTCATTGCCGAGCACACCGCTCCCCACATCAGCGTGATCAACGCCGGCGACGGCCAGCACGCGCATCCGACCCAGGCGATGTTGGATATGTTCACGATTCGCCAACATAAAAAGCAATTCGATGGCTTGAAAGTGGCGATAGTCGGCGACATCTTGCATTCGCGAGTGGCTCGTTCGCAAATCTTGGCCTTGAACACCTTAGGCGTTGCCGAAGTTCGGGTGATTGCCCCTAAGACGTTGTTACCTGCTCGAGTTGAGCACATGGGCGTGATTGCGCTGCAGGATATGCGGGAAGGTCTCAAAGATGTCGATGTGGTGATTATGTTGCGTTTGCAAAAGGAAAGAATGAATTCGGCTTTTTTACCCAGTGAAAGCGAATTTTTTAATTGTTACGGTTTGACCGAAGAGCAACTGCACTATGCTAAACCGGACGTCATCGTCATGCATCCAGGTCCGATTAACCGCGGCGTGGAAATCGCGTCGTCGGTCGCGGACGGCGAACGCTCGGTGATTTTGCAACAGGTCAGTAACGGCGTAGCCGTGCGTATGGCGGTAATGACTATGGTTTTGGGCGGATACGGAGGTGCGGCATGA
- a CDS encoding dihydroorotase, with product MTKLVIDNGRVIDPANDIDSVGPVYIADGKIVSVLDKVDTFSADVRIDAGGRIVCPGLIDLSVRLREPGHSQKGRIQSETRAALAAGVTSLCLPPDTKPCIDTAAVVEYIKDKAEAAGFPQVYSIGALTQRLDGSELSSMFALKAAGCIAVSNGHAPLANLLILRRAMEYAATHDLLLMYRANVASLSGKGCAHEGAVASRYGLPGIPYAAESIALAQCLELAQLTGCRLHVSQISCKQSVIKIQQAKKYGLNVSADTAIHQLHLTEDDMQPFDSRYHVLPPFRAQEDRHYLREGLARGTIDAVVSDHQPHDLDAKLGAFPETEPGIASLETLLPLSLQLTRQTGMSLTKAIAGLTQKPAAILRLQAGALTPGFKADVCVFDPDIEWRIDEANWLSAGRNTPYWHKTMRGRVTHTIQGGRLVYRLADSDARERA from the coding sequence ATGACCAAGTTAGTAATCGACAACGGCCGCGTCATCGATCCGGCCAATGACATCGATTCGGTAGGCCCTGTTTATATTGCCGACGGCAAAATCGTCTCGGTTCTCGACAAAGTCGATACCTTTAGTGCGGATGTGCGGATAGACGCGGGCGGTCGCATCGTCTGTCCGGGCTTGATCGATTTGAGCGTGCGCCTCCGCGAGCCGGGGCATAGCCAGAAAGGTAGGATCCAATCCGAGACGCGTGCGGCCTTGGCGGCCGGCGTCACTTCTCTGTGTTTGCCGCCTGATACCAAACCGTGCATCGATACCGCCGCGGTAGTGGAATATATCAAGGACAAAGCCGAAGCGGCCGGGTTTCCGCAAGTGTATAGCATAGGCGCTTTGACTCAACGGCTGGACGGCAGCGAATTAAGCAGCATGTTCGCGCTAAAAGCGGCCGGTTGTATTGCGGTCAGCAACGGCCATGCGCCGCTGGCGAACTTATTGATCTTGCGACGCGCGATGGAATACGCGGCGACCCACGATTTGTTGCTAATGTATCGCGCCAACGTGGCGTCCTTGAGCGGTAAAGGCTGCGCGCACGAAGGCGCCGTCGCCAGTCGTTACGGTCTGCCGGGCATACCGTACGCGGCCGAATCCATCGCGCTGGCGCAATGTTTGGAGCTGGCTCAATTGACCGGCTGCCGTTTGCACGTCAGCCAGATTAGCTGCAAACAATCGGTGATCAAAATTCAGCAAGCCAAAAAATACGGATTGAATGTGAGCGCCGATACCGCCATTCACCAGCTGCATTTAACCGAAGACGACATGCAGCCCTTCGATAGCCGTTACCACGTATTGCCGCCGTTCCGGGCTCAGGAAGACCGTCATTATTTGCGCGAAGGCTTGGCCAGAGGCACGATAGACGCGGTAGTTTCCGATCATCAGCCGCACGACCTGGACGCCAAACTGGGGGCATTTCCGGAAACGGAACCGGGGATTGCCTCGCTGGAAACCTTGCTACCGCTCAGCTTGCAATTAACCCGGCAAACCGGCATGAGTTTAACCAAAGCCATCGCCGGTTTGACGCAAAAACCCGCTGCCATTTTAAGGTTGCAGGCCGGGGCCTTGACGCCGGGGTTCAAGGCCGACGTTTGCGTGTTCGACCCGGATATCGAATGGCGGATCGACGAAGCCAACTGGCTGAGCGCCGGCCGGAACACGCCGTATTGGCATAAAACCATGCGCGGCAGAGTCACCCATACCATTCAAGGCGGGCGGTTGGTTTACCGGTTGGCCGATTCGGACGCAAGGGAGCGAGCATGA
- a CDS encoding LOG family protein, giving the protein MICVKNRLSSDTASFIDDLKGDQSWRIFRIISEFTEGFDELSGLCDAISIFGSARLEPEHAYYQKTVELAQLLSKHGFAIISGGGPGIMEAANQGAQLQDQLSIGLNIELPREQKPNTYQNLSLNFRYFFVRKVMFVRYSMGYVCMPGGFGTLDEFFEALTLMQTHKIYPLPLVLFGSDFWGGLMAWLGTKLLEYGTISEDDLKLITVTDDPQQVVEIMVTHREWKNKQRQHLIP; this is encoded by the coding sequence ATGATTTGTGTGAAAAACCGCCTGTCGTCGGATACGGCCAGTTTCATCGACGATTTGAAAGGCGACCAATCCTGGCGTATTTTTCGCATCATCAGCGAATTTACCGAGGGCTTCGACGAATTGTCCGGGCTGTGCGACGCCATATCCATTTTCGGTTCGGCGCGCTTGGAACCTGAGCACGCCTATTATCAAAAAACCGTGGAACTGGCGCAGTTGTTGAGTAAGCACGGCTTTGCCATTATCAGCGGCGGCGGACCGGGCATTATGGAAGCCGCCAACCAAGGCGCCCAGCTGCAAGATCAGCTTTCCATAGGCCTCAATATCGAGCTGCCTAGAGAACAAAAGCCGAATACCTATCAAAACCTATCGCTGAATTTTCGATACTTTTTCGTCCGTAAAGTAATGTTCGTGCGTTATTCCATGGGCTACGTCTGCATGCCCGGCGGTTTCGGTACTCTGGACGAGTTTTTCGAAGCTCTGACTTTGATGCAGACCCATAAAATCTATCCTTTGCCGTTGGTGTTGTTCGGCAGCGATTTTTGGGGTGGCTTGATGGCCTGGCTGGGAACTAAATTATTGGAATACGGCACCATTTCCGAGGACGATTTGAAATTGATCACCGTGACCGACGATCCGCAACAAGTCGTCGAGATCATGGTGACCCACCGCGAATGGAAAAACAAACAGCGTCAACATTTAATACCGTAA
- a CDS encoding AAA family ATPase gives MADSMSAQAAMQQLKQHIDTQIIGQDLLVERMLIALLADGHLLVEGAPGLAKTRAINVLSRGMEADFHRVQFTPDLLPADLTGTEIYRPQQGNFEFQKGPLFHNLVLADEINRAPAKVQAALLEAMAERQITVGKASYPLPPLFMVMATQNPIEQEGTYPLPEAQLDRFLLHVKIDYPEALHEKAILHLARAEARNDTPLAAVAPCKVTQQLLFAARREVLDIYMADPLEQYLLQIVLATRKPKAYGDDLANWIEYGASPRASIALDRCARAKAWLDQRNFVDPGDIQDMAYDVLRHRIILSYEAEAEGLRSDDVIKQLISRIPVP, from the coding sequence ATGGCTGATTCGATGTCGGCGCAAGCCGCTATGCAGCAGTTAAAACAACACATCGACACGCAAATTATCGGCCAGGACCTGCTGGTGGAGCGGATGTTGATTGCGCTGTTGGCGGACGGTCATTTATTGGTGGAGGGCGCGCCGGGCTTGGCGAAAACCCGGGCGATCAACGTACTGAGCCGCGGCATGGAAGCCGATTTTCATCGGGTGCAATTCACGCCGGATTTGTTGCCGGCGGATTTGACCGGTACCGAAATCTATCGCCCGCAGCAAGGCAATTTCGAATTTCAAAAAGGCCCCTTGTTTCATAACCTAGTGTTGGCCGACGAAATCAACCGTGCTCCGGCCAAGGTGCAGGCGGCGCTATTGGAGGCCATGGCCGAACGGCAGATTACCGTCGGCAAAGCCAGTTACCCTTTGCCGCCCTTGTTCATGGTCATGGCTACCCAGAATCCGATCGAACAGGAAGGCACTTACCCGCTGCCGGAAGCTCAGCTAGACCGGTTTTTGCTGCACGTTAAAATCGATTATCCCGAAGCCTTGCACGAAAAAGCCATCTTGCATTTAGCCAGAGCCGAAGCGCGCAACGACACTCCGCTTGCCGCCGTTGCGCCTTGCAAAGTCACGCAACAGCTGCTGTTCGCCGCTCGCCGGGAAGTGCTGGATATTTATATGGCCGACCCGTTGGAGCAATACTTGTTGCAAATCGTGTTGGCCACCCGTAAACCCAAAGCCTACGGCGACGACCTGGCCAATTGGATTGAATACGGTGCCAGCCCTCGAGCCAGCATCGCCTTAGACCGCTGCGCCCGTGCCAAAGCCTGGTTGGACCAGCGCAATTTCGTCGACCCGGGCGACATACAAGACATGGCGTATGACGTGTTGCGGCACAGAATCATCCTGTCTTACGAAGCGGAAGCGGAAGGTCTGCGTAGCGACGACGTGATCAAACAATTGATTAGCCGCATTCCGGTTCCCTAA
- a CDS encoding methylenetetrahydrofolate reductase, translating into MNISFEIVPRSLEAFAEQYAFVQQLNDGIDTINVPDIQRFDTRSWELATRVDRGKYRFVPHFRAIDFRIESGELYRIIEQYQLDDVLLVSGDPPEGLKRAFYNTSVVDLIRATRQRFPRLRIYAGFDPHRQGVQDECDYISRKADAGAGGFFSQPFYDQRMVDIYAEHMEGLDTYIGISPITTQASKNYWEVKNKVKFPKGFQANYDWNVEFANRLIESAQRNRLHVYFMPIRIDLVKYFAGINLPGKP; encoded by the coding sequence ATGAATATCTCCTTCGAAATCGTCCCGCGCAGCCTGGAAGCCTTCGCCGAGCAATACGCGTTCGTGCAGCAATTGAACGATGGCATCGATACCATCAACGTGCCCGATATTCAGCGCTTCGACACCCGCAGCTGGGAATTGGCCACCCGCGTCGACCGCGGCAAATACCGTTTCGTTCCGCATTTTCGGGCTATAGACTTTCGGATAGAAAGCGGTGAACTGTATCGGATTATCGAACAGTACCAATTGGACGACGTGTTATTGGTGAGCGGCGATCCGCCGGAAGGTCTGAAACGGGCCTTTTACAATACCAGCGTGGTGGATTTGATTCGCGCCACCCGGCAACGCTTTCCCCGGTTACGCATTTACGCCGGTTTCGATCCGCACCGGCAAGGTGTGCAAGACGAATGCGATTACATCAGCCGCAAAGCGGATGCCGGTGCCGGGGGGTTTTTCTCGCAGCCGTTTTACGACCAGCGCATGGTCGACATCTACGCCGAGCATATGGAAGGCTTGGATACCTATATCGGCATCAGTCCCATCACCACCCAGGCATCCAAAAACTATTGGGAAGTCAAAAACAAAGTCAAATTTCCCAAAGGCTTCCAAGCCAATTACGACTGGAACGTCGAATTCGCCAACCGGTTGATCGAATCGGCGCAACGCAATCGCTTGCACGTTTATTTCATGCCGATACGCATTGATTTGGTTAAATATTTTGCCGGCATCAACTTGCCCGGCAAGCCTTAG
- a CDS encoding group III truncated hemoglobin, protein MAHSELNEQAIAELVQRFYRRAASDADLKPIFDAVIDDWDAHHRIVSNFWSRVLLKTPDYQGSPYPLHARLPIEIEHFDIWLGYFRETAREVLTADAATQAIAHAEHMAESFKLGMFPEYQPLR, encoded by the coding sequence ATGGCACACAGCGAGTTAAACGAACAAGCGATAGCGGAGTTGGTACAGCGTTTTTATCGACGCGCCGCTAGCGACGCCGATTTGAAACCGATTTTCGACGCCGTTATCGACGATTGGGACGCTCACCACCGGATCGTGAGCAATTTTTGGTCGCGGGTATTGCTGAAAACTCCGGACTACCAAGGCAGCCCTTACCCCTTGCATGCCAGACTGCCGATCGAAATCGAGCATTTCGACATTTGGTTGGGCTATTTTCGCGAGACCGCCCGCGAAGTGTTGACGGCGGATGCCGCCACGCAAGCCATCGCCCACGCCGAGCATATGGCGGAGAGTTTTAAACTGGGTATGTTTCCTGAGTACCAACCGCTGCGCTAA